A region of the Litchfieldia alkalitelluris genome:
TTAAGTGGTTATTTCACAAAGTTAGATATGGTTTTTGCTGAATATTATATTTATACGGTGTAGCAAACTACAATACCGACTGCTTAGAATTGAACTCTTTTTTTCTTACTTGTGATATGGTTCACCAGAAGTATTCTAAATGAGTATCTAACAAAAAGTACACAGCCTTCACCCTACTATCTATTTATATCCACTATGAACTATGTAAGTGGCATCTTTTCTTCCTTAGCTAAATGCAGCACCTTGAAAATATGGTGAATTTCACTCTAAACTAGGCCAATAAGCAACAAGCGTTCAGAAAAGAGCCTTAAATAAAAAGTCAAGTCCTTACCTAGGGAATAAATAAGTGGAAATTTTTCCTTTAATTGCAGATTAGAGCTGGTTTTAGGTGAAATAGAGGGGATTTTTTCCCTTATTAAATCAAAATTGCCTATTTACATGTATTTCTGGTCAAATAAGAGTAATTTCTCCCTCTATTTAAGCTAATCTTAATGCTATTTATGAATTAAGGGAAATTTTTCCCTCTATTCTATTTACTATACAGTATATGTTTACCACACATCTCCGACTTCATATTCTTGAATAATCCTATCACAACAAACATATATAGGATTATTCTAGCAATCCAATTAACAACCCTTTTAGCTAGTGTTCAAAAATTTTTGTACACTAGCTATTTGCTATGCTAATTATGGTGATAATTCCTTTGTTATACCTTAAATATCTCCATAAAACATGGTTATATAAATGAACAAAGAGATGCGAATTAGCATGCTAATTCCATCTCTAAAAGGCGTGTTATTTCGTATTTTCTCCCTCTCAAGTGAACTGGTTAACCTTGAACTGGTGAGTTGGATTTTTTATTTAGCAATATGAAGAGATTAGTTCAGTTAATAATGTTTCTAATGGTGTAAATACATACCCCATTGCGCTTGCTTTATCAGTATTTATAGACCATGCCCCAGGGAGATTAAATGGTGAAGGTGATCCATTATCGCTTAACAATGCTTTCTTCCCTGTTATATTTTCTATGGTTTAAATTAACTCTCTTAAACTAATATCCCCCTCTGATCCGGGGTTTATTGGGCCTTGGTAATCTGATTCAGCTATCTGATATAAAAATGTTGCAGCTTCATGTGAATCGATAAAACCATATCTTAAATCTGGGTGTTCAATCATTATCGGGTTATTTTCCTTCACCCAATCTACATGCATTTTTAATCGTTTTGTGAAGTCATCTCTTCCGACAATAATTGGGAATCGCACAGCCACTACTGGAATGGATGCTTGTTGAAACAAAACTTCTTCGGCTGACCTTTTAGCTTCCTGATAACCTATGTAACCACTATACTCTTGTCTATTCTTCAGATCGGGTCGAAAGGTAAAGGGATTAAAATCTTCCTCCACATGATTCGTGCCAAACTCATAAACAGCTTGGCTAGAAGTAAAAATATATTTCGAAATCTTCCCTTCAAGAACTCTTATACTATTAAATGCTTCCTCAGAAGAATAGCAAGTTTGGTCAAATACAACGTCCCAGCTTCGATTATCAAATCCCCGCTCCATTGAAAATATATTCTCACGATCAATAATTATCCGATCAACCGAAACTCCAAATGAATCAGATGTCATTCCCCGTGTTGCAATGGACACTTTAACACCGTTTTCGATAAGGATCTGAACTAACCGCTTCCCAACAAACTGTGTTCCTCCAAGAATTAACGCTGAATTCAAATAAGCTTCCCCGCTTTCCTTAGATAATAATATCTATCACTATCTTATATTCTTCACCAACGTCTGTTGTCATCCATACAGATAGTAGATATTCTCCACTTTTCAGATCGAGCTCAGTAAGATTAATTTCATAGATAAGCTCTTCTCCCTGTTTGATCGTTTCAGTGGTTATTTCTGATTTATATGAATTCGAATCAGATAACCTAAAAATTCCCTTAGCATCCTTCGTCTGAACAGTATAATCAAATCGCTGTGAGGTATTAAATTTGAATTCTACCATTTGTTCAGTTTGGTTTTTCAAACGGTATTCATAGATGTGTGGTGTTTTCTCAATAATACTTGACTCGACTTCTCCAGCTACAATACCTCCGTTAGATATGTCAACTTGATCGACAATGTCTACTTTTTGATTTTGTGAACCACAGCCTGTTAACAATAAGACTAATACTACAAATACATAATAATTCTTCAAATCTAATCACCACGCTTTTATTTTTAATAACCATCATATTAGACGTTTGATTTTTGGTTAAGTTTCTAAAAATTTACATTTAATTCAGAATGGATTTCTGTGAAGCATTAACCCTAATCTTATTTGAATGAGGTTACCCCGAAGGTTAATTTATTTCAGCTAGCTTTTTGCTTTTGCTTTAAAGCTAACTGAAGATGGGCTCTGTTCAGACATCTTGCCTCTTTTTCCGACTGAAGTTGTCCGAAGTTGCGCTCTGTTCAGACAGCTTCTCTCTTTTTCTAGCTAAATCTGTCCGAAGTTGCGCTCTGTTCAGACATCTTGCCTCTTTTTCCGACTGAAGTTGTCCGAAGTTGCGCTCTGTTCAGACAGCTTTCCTCTTTTCTAGCTAAGGCTGTCCGAAGATAGGCTCTGTTCAGACAGCTTTCCTCTTTTTCTAACTAAAGCTGTCTGAAGATCGGCCCTGTTCAGACAGCTTTCCTCTTTTTCTAGCTAAAGCTGTCCGAAGATAGGCTCTGTTCAGACAGCTTCTCTCTTTTTCTAGCTAAATCTGTCCGAAGTTGCGTTCTGTTCAGACAGCTTCTCTCTTTTTCTAGCTAAATCTGTCCGAAGTTGCGTTCTGTTCAGACAGCTTCTCTCTTTTTCTAGCTAAAGCTGTCCGAAGTTGCGCTCTGTTCAGACAGCTTCTCTCTTTTTCTAGCTAAAAGCTGTCCGAAGGCGGGCTTTGTTCGGACAGCTCTTCTTTTTTTCCCGCTAATACTGTCTGCAGGTGGAGCCAATCGAACAGCTTTTAATAAACTTTCAAAAGGCACCTCGTACAAAAATAAGCCTACATCAATAGAGATACTCTTTAAACCTCTTTCAAATCAAAAGAAATCACACGGTTTGTGTTTGGATTATAAATCACATTTCCTTGCACTCTTATTTCTTCTTGTGGAGATTTTAAGACAAAATTATATGTTTGTTGTATTTGTGTTGGTGCAAGTTCTTTTCTTCCCACATATGTGTAATTCGTCACATTGTATCCTGGGTAGGCAGATTGAGCAACAGCTAATAAATATCGGCCCCACTCCTCCTGCTTCACTTCCGGTGATGGAGTAATTTCCACATTTATAACACCGACACTAGGATTTGCCCCTAAAGCTAAAAAAGCTTTTCGGTGCAGATTTATTTTATTCGCAGGAAAGTCCGGCACCTTGTCAACAACTTCTACAAGAATGTCCTTTGGAACAGGCGATGATAGATTCCTTACTCTAAGAGTTTGACCGCATTGATATGGTGTTTCAGCCCCCACCGCAGCAGTCATAAATTCATTATGAGACCAAGGGATTCCACATTGTGTTACCTGCCCCCCTTCTGTCCATGTCGCCTGTCCTCTTACGGGTTGTTGTCGAGTTTCATAGTAAGGATATCCCCTGTAATAGCTATCATATGAATACTGATAATACGGATAATAACCATTGTAATTTGGGTTACCTTGAGAATAATAGTTTTGATACATTAGCTTCTCTCCTGTCTTTGGAAAATGACTTTATACCTTATGTTTAGATTAGGTTGGCCGGTGACAGAATTATGTGATTAACTTTTAAAATGACTGTTTTTGTAAACTTTGTTGTTTTTGAGTACCCATCAATTTCACTGTGAATTAAGTAAAGTGGGTTCTTTTCTTCCTAAAATAAGATCAGTATTCTACAAAAAGTAGCTAATTTCACTTTAAACTACATGAAAGACCTCTTAAGGTACCTCTAATATAGGACGTTGCGTACAAATATTTATTTGTACGAAATTTTTTATTTGAAAAGTCAGAAAAAATAAAGGGTATTTTCTTCGCCTATCGAAATAGTTATAAAACATAATTAGGAGGTTTTATACATGACTCACCAATTGGATCAATATCGCGGCTTCACTAGTAGCATTTTGGAAGAATCGATTGAAAAACTAAAGACATATTTAAGCTTCCCTACGATTTCTGCCCAAAATACCGCCATTTTAGAAACAGTCGAATTTGTTGTAAGTATGATTGATGAGTTGGGTGGGACAACTCAAGTATTAGATGACTTAGGAGGAAATCCTGTTATTTATGGACACTTTGCGGCTGGAGATAAGGGTGATTCCTCAAAGACATTACTTTTCTATAATCATTATGATGTACAGCCTCCTGAACCACTAGATGAGTGGCATACAGAACCTTTTAATCCTACCGTTATTGATGGAACTTTATATGCAAGAGGCGCTTCTGATAATAAAGGTGACTTAGTGGCTCGACTTACTGCGATTAAAGTTTTACAAGAAACTGAAGGTGGTCTACCTTGTAATATAAAATTCATGATCGAAGGTGAAGAGGAGATTGGAAGTCCAAATCTTCCTCCATATCTCGAAAAATATAAAGATCTTTTTAATGCCGATGCTTGTATCTGGGAATTTGGTGGCAAGGATGAAAAAGAGAGAATCAGTATGGTGGCAGGGATCAAGGGAATGGCTTACCTTGAGCTAAGCTGTGTTGGCGCAGATATTGATATGCATTCTTCAGTCGGGGCTTATGTCGATAATGCAGCATGGAGACTTGTTCAAGCCCTTGCATCCATGAAAAATAAAGAAAATGAAATTTTAGTAGAAGGATTTTTTGATGGGATTATCCCACCAACTGAGGAAGAAATCGAGGCCGTAAAGAATCTTCCATTTAATGAAGATGCTGTAGCGGAACTATATGGTTTAAAGCGTCCATTAATAACCGCATCAAGGGGGAGGGACCCAAGAGAGGCAATGGTTTTTGAACCAACAATGACGATTTGTGGGATTGAGAGTGGATATACAGGACCAGGCGCAAAAACGGTTTTACCAAAAAAAGCAACAGCTAAGGTAGATTGCCGACTTGTTCCAGGTCAAGATCCAGACCATATTTTAGCATGTGTGCAAAAGCATTTACTAACGCAAGGGTTTAGCGATGTGGAGGTTTCGATGATTAATGGGCAGAAGGCTTATCGTTCCGATTATAGCCATCCCTTCGTTCATCTCGTTCAGGAGACAGCGAGAGAAGTCTATCAATCAGAGGTTGTACTAGCACCTAACTCAGCTGGCACAGGCCCTATGTTCATCTTTGGTGAATACCTTGGGCTTCCAATTGTTAGCACAGGTGTAGGTTGGGTTGGTTCCAAAGCCCATGCCCCTAATGAGTCGATAAGGTTAAAGGATTTTGAGCAAGGTGTTGTTCATATGGCATTTATGCTAGCTAGTTTACCGAAAGCACTTAGTGTTACCGCGTAATTCTTTTAATTTAATTACTATGAATCTGTCGAAATTTATCTTTTTATGTTTAACCCTCCACTTAGGAAGGTATGTATATACTGTACGATACTACTAAAGGAGGAGTTAGACATGAAAAAAAGAAAAGCTTCGAAATTTTTGGCACCCGCTGTAGCAGCTGGAATGTTGTTTGGGGCAACTGGTTTTTCAGCTAATGCCGCCACTGATACGGTAGAATCAGGTGAAACACTTTGGGACATTGCTCAGGAACATATCCTTAATGTAAATGAGTTAGTTGATCTTAATAGTAATCTAGATCCAAGAGCCATACCAGTCGGGACGGAAGTTGAGCTTCCAGGTGAAGATACGGTCACACATGTAGTTCAGCCAGGAAACACGTTATGGGGAATTGCTCAAGTATATGATGGGGTATCTGTTGATCATTTATATGATTTAAATGAGGGAGTCGATCCGTATACCTTAACAATTGGCTCTGAACTTACAGTTGTTGATTATGATAATTCCACTAACAATTCTGATGTAATTTATCATACCGTTCAACCTGGAAATACATTTTATGAGATTGCTAGTGTCTATGATGGGGTTTCAGTAGACGATATTGCTGAAGCAAATCCAACTCTAGATCCTCAAGCATTAATTATTGGTTCTCAAGTTGCTATTCCATTAAATTAATTAAAATGAGTAAAATCCTGCATATTAACATGCAGGATTTTTGTTTTGGTTTTCAATCATTAGATTGATAAAGATTTCGAAGTATTTCTAAATTTAAAATGTTTTCCATCCTCTTCCATGTAGGCCTTGAAACTGCCCTTGGAAATTCGGTCGGAATGGTTGGTTCCACCTTCTACCGTTTGGACCTGGTAGTGGTCCTTCAAAATTCGGAGGATATGGTTGATTCCATTCTCCACCATTTGGTCCTGGTAGTGGACCTTCAAAATTCGGTGGGTATGGTTGGTTCCACTCTCCTCCGTTTGGACCTGGTAGTGGACCTTCGAAATTCGGTGGGTATGGTTGGTTCCACTCTCCACCATTTGGACCTGGTAGTGGACCTTCGAAATTCGGTGGGTATGATTGGTTCCACTCTCCTCCGTTTGGACCTGGTAGTGGACCTTCAAAATTCGGTGGGTATGGTTGGTTCCACTCTCCTCCGTTTGGACCTGGTAGTGGACCTTCGAAATTCGGCGGGTATGGTTGGTTCCACTCTCCACCGTTTGGACCTGGTAGTGGACCTTCGAAATTCGGTGGGTATGGTTGGTTCCACTCTCCACCATTTGGACCTGGTAGTGGACCTTCGAAATTCGGTGGGTATGATGGATAGCCCCCTCTCATTACAGGAGGATATTGAAATTGGGGTGGTTGCGCATAATTTAAAAGAAAGCGATTATCAAAATAATTCATAGGTAACATGTATTAACCATCTCCTTAGGTAGGTATTCACACAATATACCTTATGCATCCACCTACTTTTCGTCACTATTTATCAGAAAAGCGCAGGGTACGCTTTTATAGCCCTGAAAAAGATGGAGAACTTCTTAAACGTCTAGATATAAAGAAGCAGGGCTTTTATAAGATAAGTAGTTCCGTTCCGGTGGAGGCTTACGAAATAGATACTATTTAACAGACCATGTCTGTTGTTTTTCCCTGTAAATCAACAATCGCAGTAAATTATAATAGAGGGAAAAATTACCCTTAATTCATATATAACATAGAAAACAGCTTATATAGAGGGAGAAATTTCTCTTATCTGACTAAAATACTTAAAAATAGATCATTTTGCTTTATATAAGTGGAAAAACTCCCCCTATTTTACCTCAAAACTAGCTCTAATCTGCAATTAACGGAAAAATCTCCGCTTATTTTTTATTGCTAGATACCCAATTAAGGACATGCCTTTTTATTTAAAGGAAGTCTAATGAAGGCGGGGTACTTATTTTGTTAGAACTTCATTTAGTTGAACATGACGATAAAAAAACAACGCTTAGAATTAATTATCCAAGCGTTGTTTATGCTGTATATAATATTATTTTTGATGTTAAACATATGTGTTTTCGTATGTAATTTCATCTGTTATTTTGGATATTCGCCACAGTAACGGAACTACTTATCAATAAGAGCCCTGCCTTTTTTACTATCATATTCTCTTTGATGGTGGTGGTTAATTAGAAGCTTTTTTCCAACTCATCCACTAATGATCCAACATAGGCAACAGCCTTCTTAATTGGCTCTGGAGTTGACATATCCACATTTGCAACCTTCATCAATTCAAGTGGTTTTAGTGTTCCACCTGCTTTTAATACAGATAGCCAGCGATCAACTGCAGGCTGTCCCTCTTCATTAATCATTTGAGCTGCAGCTGTTGAAGCTGTTAATCCAGCAGAATAAGTATATGGATATAACCCCATATAATAGTGCGGCTGACGCATCCACGTTAATCCAGCACCTTCATCCATTTCCACTTCATCTCCCCAGAAATTTGAAAGCAACTCGATTTTTTGTTCACAAAGGATTTTAGCTGTAATCGGTTTACCTTGGTCTGCTAATTCATATACTCGACGTTGAAGCTCACCTTCAAGTACATGTGTAACAAAATTATGGTAATACGTACCTAGTGATTGAAGAATGACCCATCGACGCATCCGGTCATCATTTGATTGTGCCAAGATATGTTGACTTAGCAACATCTCATTCATGGTTGAAGGTGCTTCAACAAAGTATCGAGATGGACGTGTATTAGAAATACGCTGATAACGACCAGCCAACGCAAAGTGCCCAGCATGGCCTAATTCATGTGCAAGTGTGAAAGCATTTCTCATTGAGTCATTCCACGTCATTAGTATGTATGGATGTACTCCGTAAGGACTTGAACAGAATGCACCAGATGATTTACCCACATTGTCAGCTAAATCCACCCAACGGTTACTCAAGCCTTCCTCCATGATTTTCATATATTCCGGGCCCATGACTTGTAATGAATCAAGAATGAGCTTTGAGGCTTCCTCATAAGTAACTTGTGGATTAAATTCAGGATCAAGTGGAGCCTTCAAATCACTATAATGCATCTTTTCTAATCCTAACACTCGTTGCTTTAGCTTAGCTAAGCGACGCATATGTGGAGCTAATTCTGTTTGAATCGTATCTAATTGATTGTGATACATTTCCTTCGTCACTTGTTGATCTGCAAGAAGCATATCTGTTACCGAATCAAATTTACGTAGTCTCGCCTCTGTAACCTGTTTATTTACTTCTGTTGCATATGTCGCAGCATATGTATTTTTATATTTTTTTAACCCATTGATAAAGGCTGCATATGCTTTTCGTCGAAGATCCGTATCAGCTGAATCCTCATATTTTGGAAACGAGTTAAAAGTTAATGGGTGCTCTTCTCCATCTTCTGTCGTAAAAGAAGAAAACTCCATATCAGATGTTTTACTTCTCTGATAAATCATATAAGGAGCATCAAGCACTTCACCAAAGGCAGCTAACACCTCTTCAGTTTCAGGAGAAAGCTTATGTGGTTTTGTTTCAATAAGGTCTGTTAATGTTTTAGAGAATTCTTTTAGATCTTGTTCATCTTGTATATATGAGTTGAGTGTTTCATCGGATAGCTCCAGAATTTCAGAATCAATAAAAGATGTGCTTGCACTCACATTTGATAACATTGAAGCAACACGAGCCGAATTGGCTTGGTTTATTGGGTCCGTCCCATCTGCTGCTTGGCGTAGATGTGCATATGTCATCACTCGTGTAACTCTTTCACTTAATTCATCCCTAGCAATTAAACAAGATAATAACGTTTTTGCACCTTCGTTTAATCGACCTTTATATTGTGTTACTGTTTGCAGATCATTCTGTACGGCAACTAATTCGTTTTCCCAATCCTCATCTGTTTCAAATAAATCCGTCAAATTCCACGTTTGTGAAACTGGAATCTCAGCACGAGTTAACGTTTTCTTCATAAGTTCTGGCATTTAACTTCTCCTCCCTTAAAATCAATCACTAATTTAATCCGAATATTTCGATAGTCGAAACTATTAACATTATTATATACTGTTTGAATGGTGCCTGTCACCACCCGGAATTTGTCGAATACTTAGCGGTGACAGTGGCACCACCCTAAGTTTGTCGAACTCTGGCAACCGTCAGCAAAGAGGCTTGTTACTATATAAAAAAACTAAGACCATTGAAAGTCTTAGTTCTTCTAAGTTATACCTATTTACTTCTCAAGACGATATACTCTTGCTTCAAAAGGCTTTAAGTTTATTGAT
Encoded here:
- a CDS encoding Rossmann-fold NAD(P)-binding domain-containing protein, which gives rise to MNSALILGGTQFVGKRLVQILIENGVKVSIATRGMTSDSFGVSVDRIIIDRENIFSMERGFDNRSWDVVFDQTCYSSEEAFNSIRVLEGKISKYIFTSSQAVYEFGTNHVEEDFNPFTFRPDLKNRQEYSGYIGYQEAKRSAEEVLFQQASIPVVAVRFPIIVGRDDFTKRLKMHVDWVKENNPIMIEHPDLRYGFIDSHEAATFLYQIAESDYQGPINPGSEGDISLRELI
- a CDS encoding BsuPI-related putative proteinase inhibitor, with product MKNYYVFVVLVLLLTGCGSQNQKVDIVDQVDISNGGIVAGEVESSIIEKTPHIYEYRLKNQTEQMVEFKFNTSQRFDYTVQTKDAKGIFRLSDSNSYKSEITTETIKQGEELIYEINLTELDLKSGEYLLSVWMTTDVGEEYKIVIDIII
- a CDS encoding DUF3889 domain-containing protein, whose protein sequence is MYQNYYSQGNPNYNGYYPYYQYSYDSYYRGYPYYETRQQPVRGQATWTEGGQVTQCGIPWSHNEFMTAAVGAETPYQCGQTLRVRNLSSPVPKDILVEVVDKVPDFPANKINLHRKAFLALGANPSVGVINVEITPSPEVKQEEWGRYLLAVAQSAYPGYNVTNYTYVGRKELAPTQIQQTYNFVLKSPQEEIRVQGNVIYNPNTNRVISFDLKEV
- a CDS encoding M20/M25/M40 family metallo-hydrolase, giving the protein MTHQLDQYRGFTSSILEESIEKLKTYLSFPTISAQNTAILETVEFVVSMIDELGGTTQVLDDLGGNPVIYGHFAAGDKGDSSKTLLFYNHYDVQPPEPLDEWHTEPFNPTVIDGTLYARGASDNKGDLVARLTAIKVLQETEGGLPCNIKFMIEGEEEIGSPNLPPYLEKYKDLFNADACIWEFGGKDEKERISMVAGIKGMAYLELSCVGADIDMHSSVGAYVDNAAWRLVQALASMKNKENEILVEGFFDGIIPPTEEEIEAVKNLPFNEDAVAELYGLKRPLITASRGRDPREAMVFEPTMTICGIESGYTGPGAKTVLPKKATAKVDCRLVPGQDPDHILACVQKHLLTQGFSDVEVSMINGQKAYRSDYSHPFVHLVQETAREVYQSEVVLAPNSAGTGPMFIFGEYLGLPIVSTGVGWVGSKAHAPNESIRLKDFEQGVVHMAFMLASLPKALSVTA
- a CDS encoding LysM peptidoglycan-binding domain-containing protein is translated as MKKRKASKFLAPAVAAGMLFGATGFSANAATDTVESGETLWDIAQEHILNVNELVDLNSNLDPRAIPVGTEVELPGEDTVTHVVQPGNTLWGIAQVYDGVSVDHLYDLNEGVDPYTLTIGSELTVVDYDNSTNNSDVIYHTVQPGNTFYEIASVYDGVSVDDIAEANPTLDPQALIIGSQVAIPLN
- the pepF gene encoding oligoendopeptidase F, whose product is MPELMKKTLTRAEIPVSQTWNLTDLFETDEDWENELVAVQNDLQTVTQYKGRLNEGAKTLLSCLIARDELSERVTRVMTYAHLRQAADGTDPINQANSARVASMLSNVSASTSFIDSEILELSDETLNSYIQDEQDLKEFSKTLTDLIETKPHKLSPETEEVLAAFGEVLDAPYMIYQRSKTSDMEFSSFTTEDGEEHPLTFNSFPKYEDSADTDLRRKAYAAFINGLKKYKNTYAATYATEVNKQVTEARLRKFDSVTDMLLADQQVTKEMYHNQLDTIQTELAPHMRRLAKLKQRVLGLEKMHYSDLKAPLDPEFNPQVTYEEASKLILDSLQVMGPEYMKIMEEGLSNRWVDLADNVGKSSGAFCSSPYGVHPYILMTWNDSMRNAFTLAHELGHAGHFALAGRYQRISNTRPSRYFVEAPSTMNEMLLSQHILAQSNDDRMRRWVILQSLGTYYHNFVTHVLEGELQRRVYELADQGKPITAKILCEQKIELLSNFWGDEVEMDEGAGLTWMRQPHYYMGLYPYTYSAGLTASTAAAQMINEEGQPAVDRWLSVLKAGGTLKPLELMKVANVDMSTPEPIKKAVAYVGSLVDELEKSF